From Candidatus Hoaglandella endobia, a single genomic window includes:
- the lptB gene encoding LPS export ABC transporter ATP-binding protein, protein MATLSVENVFKAYKGRTVVEDVSLKVSSGEIVGLLGPNGAGKTTTFYMVLGIIACDAGRIMIDDDDISILPLHTRARCGIGYLPQEASIFRRLSVFDNLMAVLQIRQDLNSEQRNDRAHELMEEFHINHLHNHLGQSLSGGERRRVEIARALAANPKFILLDEPFAGVDPISVIDIKNIIEHLRDNGLGVLITDHNVRETLNVCERAYIVSKGHIISHGSPADILLDEQVKQVYLGEEFRL, encoded by the coding sequence ATGGCTACATTAAGTGTAGAAAACGTCTTTAAAGCCTATAAAGGGCGCACCGTAGTGGAAGACGTCAGCCTGAAAGTGAGTTCTGGCGAGATTGTGGGATTACTAGGACCTAATGGTGCGGGCAAGACCACCACATTCTATATGGTCTTGGGCATCATCGCCTGCGACGCAGGCCGCATTATGATTGACGATGACGATATCAGTATTCTACCGCTGCATACCCGTGCCCGCTGTGGTATCGGCTACTTGCCACAAGAGGCCTCAATTTTCCGGCGCCTAAGCGTATTTGATAATCTGATGGCAGTTTTGCAAATCCGTCAGGATCTTAATAGCGAGCAACGCAACGATCGAGCTCATGAGCTTATGGAAGAGTTCCATATCAACCACTTGCACAACCACCTGGGTCAGTCACTATCCGGCGGCGAACGGCGCCGGGTGGAAATCGCGCGTGCTCTGGCTGCTAACCCGAAATTTATTCTGCTTGATGAACCTTTTGCCGGCGTCGACCCTATTTCGGTCATCGACATCAAAAACATTATCGAACATCTGCGCGACAACGGCCTTGGCGTGCTTATCACCGATCATAACGTGCGTGAAACGCTCAACGTGTGCGAACGAGCTTATATTGTAAGTAAAGGTCATATCATCTCCCATGGCTCCCCGGCTGATATCCTACTTGACGAACAGGTGAAACAGGTTTACCTGGGAGAAGAGTTCCGCCTATGA
- the lptA gene encoding lipopolysaccharide ABC transporter substrate-binding protein LptA produces MKFKTIRPSRLLAGSLILILASAPVLALSSDNKQPIHIYSAQQSVNMVTNTVTMTGDVVIKRGSIDIHADKVIITRTNRKEVVEGYGNPVTFYQLQDDGKPVRGYSLKMRYETAKDLVILTGNAYLEQLDNNVKGDYITYLIKQQQMEAFSNKGKRVTTVLVPAQLQDKSFNKR; encoded by the coding sequence ATGAAATTCAAAACGATACGCCCTAGCCGGCTGTTGGCTGGCAGTTTAATACTGATACTGGCAAGCGCACCAGTGCTGGCCTTGTCTAGTGATAATAAGCAGCCGATCCATATTTATTCAGCGCAGCAGTCAGTAAATATGGTCACTAATACCGTGACTATGACCGGAGATGTGGTGATCAAGCGCGGCTCAATTGACATTCACGCTGATAAGGTCATCATCACTCGAACTAACAGAAAAGAAGTGGTAGAAGGTTATGGCAATCCGGTAACCTTTTATCAACTGCAGGACGACGGCAAGCCGGTGCGAGGCTATTCACTGAAAATGCGTTATGAAACCGCTAAAGATCTTGTGATTCTAACAGGCAATGCCTATCTGGAACAGCTCGATAACAATGTTAAGGGTGATTATATTACCTATCTGATAAAACAACAGCAGATGGAAGCGTTCAGTAATAAGGGCAAACGGGTCACTACCGTGCTGGTACCAGCGCAACTGCAAGATAAAAGTTTCAACAAACGCTGA
- the lptC gene encoding LPS export ABC transporter periplasmic protein LptC has product MSKTTRWITVLLGFVLLRLITMLIRWNVADTDNYSAQPTVNLGEPTYQSEFTTTVVYNSSGGIHYKLVADHVNHFAKQQLTWFIRPVATTFDENNMPTWQVKADKAKIIEDKILYLSGHVQVDSLTDASQLKYIKTDQAVVNLITQDVFSNEKVTLYGTSCNSTGMKLRSNLRSKTAELIEQVETFYEIQNDTP; this is encoded by the coding sequence ATGAGCAAGACAACACGTTGGATAACAGTGCTGCTGGGATTTGTCTTATTAAGACTTATAACAATGCTTATAAGATGGAATGTAGCGGATACCGATAATTATTCGGCGCAACCAACAGTTAATCTCGGGGAACCAACCTATCAGAGCGAATTTACTACTACGGTGGTCTATAATTCATCAGGAGGGATCCATTACAAGTTAGTTGCTGATCACGTTAACCATTTTGCTAAGCAACAGCTCACCTGGTTTATACGCCCGGTAGCCACCACCTTCGATGAGAATAACATGCCGACCTGGCAGGTGAAGGCTGACAAAGCCAAAATTATCGAAGACAAGATACTTTATCTATCTGGCCATGTTCAGGTCGATAGTTTGACCGATGCCTCGCAGTTGAAATATATAAAAACAGATCAAGCGGTAGTTAACCTAATCACGCAGGACGTCTTCTCTAATGAGAAGGTAACATTATATGGTACCAGCTGTAACTCTACTGGTATGAAGCTGCGTAGCAATCTACGCAGCAAAACTGCTGAGTTAATTGAACAGGTTGAGACTTTTTATGAAATTCAAAACGATACGCCCTAG
- the kdsC gene encoding 3-deoxy-manno-octulosonate-8-phosphatase KdsC, whose translation MQETSTLEWCYGSLTQRVLDRASRIRLLICDVDGVMSDGLIYMGNHGEELKAFNVRDGYGIRCLLTAGIEVAIITGRCAKLLEERCAILGIKHLYQRQSDKTLAFQALLSKLTLTAQQVAYIGDDLIDAPVMGLVGLSVAVINSHPLLLPRADYVTNIAGGQGAVREVCDLLLLAQKKLELEDAKGQSV comes from the coding sequence ATGCAAGAAACTTCCACCTTGGAATGGTGTTACGGATCGTTAACCCAGCGAGTGCTTGACCGAGCGAGCCGCATCCGTTTGCTAATTTGCGATGTAGATGGGGTTATGTCCGACGGCCTTATTTATATGGGCAATCACGGTGAAGAGCTAAAAGCGTTCAATGTACGCGACGGCTACGGCATTCGCTGCCTACTGACAGCTGGTATTGAAGTTGCTATCATTACTGGCCGTTGCGCCAAATTACTGGAGGAACGTTGCGCGATACTGGGCATTAAGCATCTTTACCAGAGACAATCGGATAAGACTTTGGCCTTTCAAGCGTTGTTAAGTAAACTGACATTAACGGCACAACAGGTGGCCTACATAGGTGATGATCTCATAGATGCGCCGGTGATGGGGTTGGTCGGTTTAAGCGTGGCGGTAATCAATTCGCATCCGCTATTACTCCCCAGGGCCGATTACGTTACGAACATCGCCGGGGGTCAAGGCGCGGTTAGGGAAGTTTGCGATCTTCTGTTGCTCGCACAGAAAAAGCTAGAACTAGAAGATGCCAAAGGGCAGTCTGTATGA
- the kdsD gene encoding arabinose-5-phosphate isomerase KdsD, with translation MSQNKLSLAFDFITAGKQVLAIEQAGLAQLDQYINSDFRRACEMLFNCNGKVVVMGMGKSGHIGRKLAATFASTGTPAFFVHPSEANHGDLGMVSLQDIVIAMSNSGESHEILALIPVLKHLRIPLICMTGKPDSTMGKAADIHICVRVSEEACPLGLAPTTSSTAALVMGDALAVALLKARGFTTDDFALSHPGGALGRKLLLRVSDIMHSGDNIPLISRTASLRDAIIEIIRKNLGMTVICDRPNIIAGIFTDVDLRRVVDMGIDLNQARIADVMTMTTSGIRIPPDTLAVEALNVMQARNITVLLVAQGDHLIGVVHMHDMLHAGLI, from the coding sequence ATGTCGCAAAATAAATTATCGCTGGCTTTTGATTTTATAACTGCCGGCAAACAGGTCCTCGCCATCGAACAAGCAGGTCTGGCGCAGCTCGATCAATATATCAACAGCGATTTTCGCCGAGCTTGCGAAATGCTGTTCAACTGCAACGGCAAAGTAGTGGTGATGGGAATGGGTAAATCCGGTCATATTGGCCGAAAACTGGCCGCCACCTTCGCCAGCACTGGTACCCCCGCGTTTTTCGTCCACCCTAGCGAAGCCAACCACGGCGATTTAGGGATGGTCTCGCTACAGGATATCGTTATCGCGATGTCCAATTCGGGAGAATCCCACGAAATATTGGCGTTAATTCCCGTGCTTAAACACCTGCGCATTCCCCTCATCTGCATGACCGGCAAACCAGACAGCACTATGGGAAAAGCTGCGGATATTCATATCTGTGTGCGTGTGTCGGAAGAAGCCTGTCCTCTGGGACTAGCCCCTACCACTAGCAGTACTGCAGCATTGGTGATGGGCGATGCACTGGCGGTAGCGCTTTTGAAAGCTCGGGGATTTACCACTGATGATTTCGCCCTTTCGCATCCTGGAGGAGCATTGGGACGCAAATTACTGCTACGAGTTAGCGATATCATGCACAGCGGTGACAATATTCCTTTGATCTCCCGCACAGCATCGTTACGCGACGCGATCATCGAGATCATACGCAAAAATCTGGGGATGACGGTGATTTGTGATCGACCGAACATCATTGCTGGAATCTTCACGGACGTTGATCTGAGGCGGGTTGTCGACATGGGCATTGATTTGAATCAGGCGCGCATCGCCGACGTTATGACCATGACCACTAGCGGGATACGAATACCGCCCGACACACTAGCGGTGGAGGCGCTGAATGTGATGCAGGCGAGAAATATTACCGTGCTGCTCGTTGCGCAAGGCGACCATCTGATAGGCGTGGTGCACATGCATGATATGCTGCACGCCGGTTTAATTTAA
- the mlaF gene encoding phospholipid ABC transporter ATP-binding protein MlaF: MNQSDNLVDIFELSFRRGDRVIFDNISMQFSRGKVTAIMGPSGIGKTTLLRLIGGQLLPDSGEIWVDGDNIPKLSRRRLYDVRKKISMLFQSGALFTDLDVFENVAFPLRCHTHLPEPVLCSTVLMKLEAVGLRGAASLMPAELSGGMARRAALARAIALDPQLIMFDEPFVGQDPITMGVLMKLIDELNHALGVTCIVVSHDVPEVLSIADYAYIVAEQHVMAQGTPASLRENNDAQVRQFLDGIADGPVPFNLPAKDYQTQLLGAGS, translated from the coding sequence ATGAACCAGAGCGATAACCTGGTTGACATTTTTGAATTAAGCTTTCGTCGCGGCGATAGAGTTATATTCGATAATATCAGCATGCAATTTTCTCGCGGCAAAGTTACCGCGATTATGGGCCCTTCAGGCATCGGTAAAACGACCCTGCTACGCCTTATCGGGGGACAATTGCTGCCGGACAGCGGGGAAATTTGGGTCGATGGGGACAATATACCCAAACTTTCACGCCGACGTTTGTACGACGTACGTAAGAAAATCAGCATGTTGTTCCAATCAGGCGCATTATTTACCGATCTTGACGTGTTCGAGAATGTAGCGTTTCCTTTGCGATGCCATACCCATTTACCGGAACCTGTTTTGTGCAGCACGGTACTGATGAAGCTTGAGGCGGTAGGGCTGCGCGGCGCGGCTTCGCTAATGCCTGCAGAGCTTTCCGGCGGTATGGCGCGGCGCGCGGCGCTGGCGCGTGCCATTGCACTGGATCCGCAGTTGATTATGTTTGACGAACCTTTTGTGGGCCAGGATCCTATAACCATGGGAGTCTTAATGAAGCTTATCGACGAATTGAATCATGCCCTAGGAGTGACTTGTATTGTGGTGTCGCACGACGTGCCAGAAGTATTAAGCATCGCCGATTACGCTTATATCGTCGCCGAACAGCACGTAATGGCGCAAGGCACGCCGGCTAGCCTGCGCGAAAATAACGATGCGCAGGTGCGGCAATTTCTTGACGGTATTGCCGATGGCCCTGTGCCTTTTAACTTGCCCGCCAAAGATTATCAAACCCAACTTTTGGGTGCAGGGAGTTAA
- the mlaE gene encoding lipid asymmetry maintenance ABC transporter permease subunit MlaE, with protein sequence MVLEIISSFGRQGIRLCHSFGRAGIMLSNALVGKLALNEQGSLLVKQLYGVGVLSLVIIIVSGLFIGMVLGLQGYIILTTYSAESSLGMLVSLSLLRELGPVITALLFAGRAGSAITAELGLMKATEQLSSLEMMAVDPLRRLVAPRFWAGVISLPLLTAIFVAVGIWGGAVVGVDWKGIDSGFFWSAMQVAVDWRQDLINCVIKSVVFAITVTWIALFNGYDAIPTSEGISCATTRTVVHASLAILGLDFVLTALMFGN encoded by the coding sequence ATGGTATTAGAAATTATTTCGTCCTTCGGACGTCAGGGTATCCGTCTTTGTCATAGTTTCGGCCGGGCCGGTATCATGCTATCCAACGCGTTGGTGGGTAAACTGGCGCTGAATGAACAAGGATCGCTGCTAGTAAAACAGCTCTACGGCGTCGGGGTGTTGTCTCTAGTAATCATTATTGTTTCCGGTCTATTTATCGGTATGGTACTGGGGCTGCAAGGATACATTATTTTGACTACCTACAGCGCTGAGTCTAGTTTGGGCATGTTGGTGTCACTATCGTTGCTGCGTGAGCTGGGACCGGTGATCACCGCCCTATTGTTCGCTGGTAGAGCCGGTTCGGCGATTACCGCAGAACTGGGTTTAATGAAAGCCACCGAACAGCTTTCTAGCCTGGAGATGATGGCTGTTGACCCGCTACGCCGGCTGGTAGCGCCCCGTTTTTGGGCAGGCGTCATTAGTCTGCCCCTACTGACGGCGATTTTTGTAGCCGTAGGAATTTGGGGCGGCGCCGTGGTCGGTGTAGATTGGAAAGGTATTGATAGTGGCTTCTTCTGGTCAGCGATGCAAGTAGCCGTAGATTGGCGGCAGGATTTGATAAACTGTGTCATCAAGAGTGTTGTTTTCGCCATTACTGTGACCTGGATTGCATTGTTTAATGGTTACGATGCGATTCCAACCTCAGAGGGCATCAGCTGCGCTACGACGCGCACGGTTGTCCACGCCTCGCTGGCAATTTTAGGATTAGATTTTGTGCTGACTGCACTTATGTTTGGGAACTGA
- the mlaD gene encoding outer membrane lipid asymmetry maintenance protein MlaD, with amino-acid sequence MQIKKSEISEIWVGAFMIISLCAILFLCLKVTDLRSMNGVATYRISASFDNTGGLKINSPVKVGGVVIGRVAKITLDPQTYMPKVIMDIEQIYNHIPDTSSLAIRTSGLLGEQYLALNIGFEDPAMGTSILKEGGVIQDTKSAMVLEDLIGQLLYKNSKEE; translated from the coding sequence ATGCAAATCAAAAAAAGTGAAATCAGTGAAATCTGGGTCGGCGCTTTTATGATTATCTCCTTATGCGCCATATTGTTTCTTTGTTTGAAAGTCACGGACCTCCGTTCCATGAACGGTGTCGCAACCTACCGGATCAGCGCCTCTTTCGATAATACCGGCGGGCTAAAAATTAACTCACCAGTTAAAGTTGGCGGCGTAGTGATTGGACGGGTAGCGAAGATTACTCTTGATCCACAAACCTACATGCCAAAAGTCATCATGGATATTGAACAAATTTATAACCACATACCAGATACGAGTTCCCTTGCCATCCGTACTTCAGGATTATTGGGAGAACAGTACCTGGCGCTGAATATCGGCTTTGAAGATCCGGCAATGGGCACGTCTATCCTTAAAGAAGGTGGGGTGATCCAGGATACCAAGTCGGCGATGGTGCTGGAGGATTTAATTGGCCAGCTCTTATATAAAAATAGTAAAGAAGAATAG